The following proteins are encoded in a genomic region of Methanomassiliicoccales archaeon:
- a CDS encoding dihydroorotate dehydrogenase, producing the protein MRKAMTSLKVVLADIEMENPTMLASGIMGETGGSLLAMAKGGAGALVTKSIGSVPREGHKNPTLVEMEHGYLNAMGLPNPGIEAFEKEMLEALKADVPVIGSVFGASVEEFADLAKKMQGYGAHAVELNLSCPHAKGYGMEIGVDPEVVANVIKAVKAAVFIPVFAKLTPNTHMLIEVAKAAEEAGADGIVAINTLKAMKIDVDMRRPVLSNRFGGLSGPAVRAVGVRCVYELYENLNIPVIGVGGIEDWRSALEYMMAGAAAVQIGSGVGRKGGQVFGDICSGMSVYMSQNGFKDISQLVGVAHD; encoded by the coding sequence ATGCGCAAGGCGATGACTTCCCTGAAGGTGGTCCTGGCCGACATCGAGATGGAGAACCCTACCATGCTGGCCTCCGGCATCATGGGCGAGACCGGAGGCTCCCTATTGGCCATGGCCAAGGGTGGTGCGGGCGCCCTGGTCACCAAGTCCATTGGTTCCGTTCCTCGCGAAGGCCACAAGAACCCCACCCTGGTGGAGATGGAGCACGGCTACCTGAACGCCATGGGCTTGCCGAACCCGGGGATAGAGGCCTTCGAGAAGGAGATGCTCGAGGCCTTGAAGGCCGATGTGCCGGTGATCGGTAGCGTCTTCGGAGCCTCGGTGGAGGAATTCGCCGACCTGGCCAAGAAGATGCAGGGATACGGCGCTCATGCTGTGGAGCTCAATCTCAGCTGCCCGCACGCCAAAGGCTACGGCATGGAGATAGGCGTGGACCCGGAGGTAGTGGCCAACGTCATCAAGGCGGTCAAGGCCGCGGTGTTCATTCCGGTCTTCGCCAAACTAACCCCTAACACGCACATGCTGATCGAGGTGGCCAAGGCCGCGGAGGAGGCTGGCGCGGACGGCATCGTGGCCATCAACACGCTCAAAGCGATGAAGATCGACGTGGACATGAGACGCCCGGTCCTTTCCAATCGCTTCGGGGGATTGTCCGGCCCGGCGGTGCGAGCCGTGGGGGTCCGATGCGTCTACGAGCTCTACGAGAACCTCAACATACCGGTCATCGGCGTCGGCGGGATCGAAGACTGGCGTTCAGCTCTAGAGTACATGATGGCCGGTGCCGCGGCCGTCCAAATCGGCAGCGGCGTCGGCCGTAAAGGGGGTCAAGTCTTCGGGGACATCTGTTCCGGGATGTCCGTCTACATGTCACAGAACGGGTTCAAGGACATATCGCAGCTGGTGGGGGTGGCCCATGACTGA
- a CDS encoding carboxypeptidase-like regulatory domain-containing protein, with the protein MRFSKKMMRGDRNGGIEGLPLQLMIMVIVAGLGTAVLVGWMGGLSTPEAISSVNGSPSEIILTDGDLDGTYENGDITLTIYVRDQNNDAVAGASVVLDGCSVRDSDGSSAYGTTDAEGKVVFDGLTASHYGQGIDFITVTVAKGGMGTDSSLQVPVISG; encoded by the coding sequence ATGAGGTTCTCTAAGAAAATGATGCGTGGGGACAGGAACGGGGGCATCGAAGGATTGCCCCTGCAATTGATGATAATGGTAATAGTGGCCGGACTGGGCACGGCCGTTCTGGTCGGATGGATGGGCGGGCTGTCTACGCCGGAGGCGATATCTTCGGTGAACGGAAGCCCGTCGGAGATCATCCTGACCGATGGTGATCTGGACGGCACTTACGAGAACGGCGACATCACATTGACGATCTACGTCCGCGACCAGAACAATGACGCGGTCGCCGGAGCCTCGGTAGTGCTAGACGGATGCAGCGTGCGCGATTCCGACGGTTCCTCGGCCTACGGGACGACGGATGCCGAGGGAAAAGTGGTGTTCGATGGTCTAACCGCCTCGCACTACGGGCAGGGCATCGACTTCATCACCGTGACCGTGGCCAAAGGGGGAATGGGAACCGACTCGTCCCTTCAGGTCCCGGTGATATCCGGGTGA
- a CDS encoding dihydroorotate dehydrogenase electron transfer subunit, producing the protein MTELFLVRQDTVTVASRTEEADGVVTLRFDWDAPAAPGQFVMVWIPGVDEIPMSLSYLGTRKGVTVKNVGEATKALTSLKVGKRFVVRGPYGRGYHVPKEKVLVVGGGTGMASLLPAMERIAADEVDTAIGARNEKELLFEERSKKTSSNVRVSTDDGSKGFHGNAVQLAKEMMAEKKYDLVLGCGPEKMLFFLHKLCLEKKVHCQMSLERYMKCGAGLCGSCAIDGKRVCKEGPVFTGEELKGMKEFGKQRRDECGRAVRL; encoded by the coding sequence ATGACTGAGCTGTTCCTGGTACGCCAGGATACGGTCACCGTCGCCTCTCGCACGGAAGAGGCGGACGGCGTGGTGACGCTCAGGTTCGACTGGGACGCGCCTGCGGCACCCGGTCAGTTCGTGATGGTCTGGATCCCGGGAGTGGACGAGATACCCATGTCCCTATCCTACCTGGGCACGAGGAAAGGCGTCACGGTGAAGAACGTGGGCGAGGCCACCAAAGCCCTAACCTCCCTGAAGGTCGGAAAGAGGTTCGTGGTCCGTGGTCCCTACGGGCGCGGGTACCATGTTCCTAAGGAGAAGGTACTGGTGGTCGGCGGCGGCACGGGAATGGCATCTTTGCTACCGGCCATGGAACGCATCGCCGCTGACGAGGTCGACACGGCCATCGGGGCCCGGAACGAAAAAGAATTATTGTTCGAGGAGAGGTCCAAGAAGACCTCTTCCAACGTGCGGGTGTCGACGGACGACGGCAGTAAAGGCTTCCACGGCAACGCTGTGCAACTAGCTAAGGAGATGATGGCCGAAAAGAAGTACGACCTGGTCCTCGGCTGCGGCCCGGAGAAGATGCTGTTCTTCTTGCACAAGCTCTGCCTGGAAAAGAAGGTTCATTGCCAGATGTCCCTGGAGCGCTACATGAAATGCGGCGCTGGCCTGTGCGGCTCCTGCGCCATCGATGGCAAGCGCGTATGCAAGGAAGGGCCGGTGTTCACCGGTGAAGAGCTGAAAGGGATGAAGGAGTTCGGCAAACAGCGCCGCGACGAGTGCGGGCGCGCCGTCAGGTTGTGA
- a CDS encoding cysteine desulfurase — MDVSRLRQDFPLYQQEKPPIYLDSACQSLRPRQVVEAMNEYYYDFPACGGRSVHRLATEVSIRLDRSREEVAEFVGAPDPECVIFTKSATESMNLVAKGFPFKKGDRVVTTDMEHNSNHVPWILLAKKIGLKRGIVSFSDIESGNLEPLKEELEKDVRMLSVVHTNNVDGSTIPLKEVVELAHDHGAIVMADGCQTAPHNSLDLKDLDVDLYAWSMHKMLGPSGTGVLYGKREVLEQIEPLITGGGGVSITSYDSAEILPIPDKFEAGLQNYAGIIGSGAAVHYLKAVGMDALMEHEHRLNSILTKELKGLPKLSVLGPEDPKRRGGIYSFNLKGMLPHDVAMILDEIGSFLIRSGMHCVHPYFKAKGIEGCARASFYLYNTDEEMKRFAEAIRYLSDKFAD; from the coding sequence ATGGATGTTTCACGCCTTCGCCAGGACTTCCCTTTGTACCAGCAGGAGAAGCCGCCGATCTACCTGGACAGCGCCTGCCAGAGCCTTCGCCCTCGGCAGGTCGTGGAGGCGATGAACGAGTACTATTACGATTTCCCCGCCTGCGGCGGCCGCAGCGTGCACCGGCTGGCGACGGAGGTGTCCATCCGTCTGGACCGGTCCCGGGAGGAGGTGGCCGAATTTGTCGGCGCCCCGGATCCGGAGTGCGTCATTTTCACCAAGAGCGCCACGGAATCGATGAACCTGGTGGCCAAAGGATTCCCTTTCAAGAAGGGCGACCGGGTGGTCACTACCGACATGGAGCACAACAGCAACCACGTGCCCTGGATACTGCTGGCCAAGAAGATCGGGCTGAAGCGCGGGATCGTCTCCTTCTCTGATATTGAATCGGGTAACCTCGAGCCGCTTAAGGAAGAGCTGGAGAAGGACGTCCGTATGCTCAGCGTCGTGCACACGAACAACGTCGACGGAAGCACTATCCCCCTGAAGGAGGTGGTGGAGCTGGCGCACGATCACGGCGCGATTGTTATGGCGGACGGGTGCCAGACCGCCCCGCACAATTCCCTGGACCTGAAGGATCTGGACGTCGACCTGTACGCCTGGTCCATGCACAAGATGCTAGGACCGTCCGGCACCGGCGTGCTGTACGGTAAGCGGGAGGTATTGGAACAGATTGAGCCGCTGATCACCGGCGGCGGTGGCGTGTCCATAACTTCCTACGATTCCGCGGAAATCTTACCGATTCCAGACAAGTTCGAGGCTGGCCTGCAGAACTACGCCGGGATCATCGGCAGCGGGGCGGCCGTGCATTACCTGAAGGCCGTGGGAATGGACGCCTTGATGGAGCACGAACATCGCCTGAACTCCATCCTGACCAAGGAGCTCAAGGGACTGCCTAAGCTGTCCGTGCTGGGACCGGAGGATCCGAAGCGCCGCGGGGGCATCTACTCGTTCAACCTGAAGGGCATGCTGCCGCACGATGTGGCCATGATACTCGACGAGATCGGCTCCTTCCTCATACGCTCCGGAATGCACTGCGTGCACCCCTACTTCAAGGCCAAGGGCATCGAGGGCTGCGCCCGCGCTTCGTTCTATCTCTACAATACTGATGAAGAGATGAAGAGGTTCGCCGAGGCGATCAGGTACCTGTCAGATAAGTTCGCTGACTGA